In Firmicutes bacterium ASF500, a single genomic region encodes these proteins:
- the citF gene encoding Citrate lyase alpha chain, producing the protein MMVNSLGRELPEKIGDYVVRPYMGPCCTPPEDRPVATKRTAGHRIPGESKLRPDLKAAITACGLKDGMTISFHHSFREGDMVIGQVLTAIRELGIRDLRFAPSAVVNIKDPSIVDFVRDGTIRSIEASGIRGQLGDAVLAGELECPVILRPHGGRPRAIEAGELQIDVAFIGASAADDYGNCTGQIGPNACGALGYAWIDALSARRVVVVTDYLVDYPCCPVSISQQYVDFVVKVDAVGDPAKIGAGAARLTKNPRDLMIAERTVAVIAASRRFQNGFSFQTGAGAISIATTKYLAERMRQRGVKASFALGGIPAAIIDMYDQGLVRVVECSQSFDAVAARAIYDRPGVLEIDNADYANAYSKGGFLNREDFGVLGALEVDTDFNVNILTGSSGEMMGGLGGGPDVAGGAAISIVALPVIRGRTPSVVKRVFTACTPGETVAVVVTEAGIALNPEHRNYQELKEDLEQAGLKTVSIQELQQLAEQLTGIPEPIETGERITCIVEYRDGTVIDVIREVKH; encoded by the coding sequence ATGATGGTAAACAGCCTGGGCCGGGAGCTTCCGGAAAAAATCGGGGATTATGTGGTCCGGCCCTATATGGGACCCTGCTGTACACCACCGGAGGACCGGCCGGTTGCGACTAAAAGGACGGCCGGACACCGGATTCCTGGTGAGAGCAAGCTGCGGCCGGACTTGAAGGCCGCCATCACGGCCTGCGGTCTGAAGGATGGGATGACTATCTCGTTCCACCACTCGTTCCGGGAGGGGGACATGGTGATCGGTCAGGTGCTGACCGCGATTCGGGAGCTGGGAATTCGAGATCTCCGCTTTGCGCCCAGTGCGGTGGTCAACATTAAAGATCCGTCCATTGTGGACTTTGTTCGGGACGGCACCATACGAAGCATTGAGGCCAGCGGGATTCGCGGCCAGCTGGGCGACGCGGTGCTGGCCGGGGAGCTGGAGTGCCCTGTCATTCTGCGTCCCCACGGAGGCAGGCCCCGGGCAATCGAAGCGGGTGAGCTCCAGATTGACGTGGCCTTTATTGGCGCCTCGGCAGCGGATGACTATGGCAACTGCACCGGTCAAATCGGGCCAAACGCCTGCGGAGCGCTGGGGTACGCGTGGATTGACGCGCTCAGCGCCCGCAGGGTGGTGGTGGTCACCGATTACCTGGTGGACTATCCCTGCTGCCCTGTCAGTATTTCTCAGCAGTATGTGGATTTTGTTGTCAAGGTGGACGCTGTGGGTGACCCCGCTAAGATTGGGGCGGGGGCCGCCCGGCTGACAAAAAATCCCCGGGATCTGATGATTGCGGAACGTACTGTTGCGGTAATTGCGGCCTCACGGAGGTTCCAAAACGGATTCTCCTTCCAGACAGGGGCCGGAGCGATCAGCATTGCGACAACCAAGTATCTGGCGGAGCGAATGCGGCAGCGGGGCGTGAAAGCCAGCTTTGCCCTGGGGGGAATCCCGGCCGCTATCATCGACATGTACGATCAGGGCCTTGTGCGGGTGGTGGAGTGTTCCCAGAGCTTCGACGCCGTAGCCGCCCGGGCCATCTATGACCGTCCCGGCGTGCTGGAAATTGACAACGCGGACTATGCCAATGCCTACAGCAAGGGAGGGTTTCTGAACCGGGAGGACTTCGGTGTGCTGGGCGCGCTGGAGGTGGACACAGATTTTAACGTCAACATCCTAACCGGGTCCTCCGGGGAGATGATGGGCGGTCTCGGCGGCGGGCCTGATGTGGCCGGAGGGGCTGCGATCTCGATTGTGGCGCTGCCGGTGATCCGGGGGCGCACACCCTCGGTCGTCAAGCGTGTCTTTACCGCCTGCACGCCGGGGGAGACAGTGGCCGTGGTGGTCACAGAGGCCGGAATTGCCCTCAATCCCGAACATAGAAATTACCAGGAACTGAAGGAGGATTTAGAACAGGCCGGCCTGAAAACAGTTTCGATTCAGGAGCTCCAGCAGCTGGCGGAGCAGCTGACCGGCATTCCGGAACCCATTGAGACGGGGGAACGGATCACCTGTATTGTAGAATATCGGGACGGCACGGTGATTGATGTGATCCGGGAGGTGAAACACTGA
- the citE gene encoding Citrate lyase subunit beta, whose translation MTEFRLMRTSMYAGGTSPIKMIQAGFYNEDCLVYDLEDSVSPREKDAARLLVYNAVKYQRPRGKYILIRVNGIYSEEIDEDLEAAVRARPDAIRIPKVESAEEVRRVDGKITDIEVRAGIARGSVKLWCNIESYLGVLHAQEIASASPRVEAMALGAEDFTASMGAQRTKPGWEIFYARNAVLMACRAAGISAQDAVFSDIYDGEGLDKDLEMTRALGFDGKTCVHPRQIDRVNACFTPSPKEIRNARRVLEALERAEQEHTGVCVLDGGMIDKPMELRARATLSRAAAAGILGQEVGG comes from the coding sequence GTGACAGAATTTAGACTGATGCGCACCTCCATGTATGCCGGAGGGACCAGCCCGATCAAAATGATCCAGGCCGGGTTTTACAATGAGGACTGCCTGGTCTACGACCTGGAGGACTCCGTATCGCCGAGAGAGAAGGACGCCGCCCGTCTTCTGGTGTATAACGCGGTGAAATATCAACGCCCGAGAGGAAAGTACATTTTGATTCGGGTCAACGGAATTTACTCGGAGGAGATCGACGAGGACCTGGAGGCGGCTGTGCGGGCCAGGCCGGACGCGATTCGGATTCCCAAGGTGGAGTCCGCCGAAGAGGTGCGGCGTGTTGACGGGAAAATAACGGATATTGAGGTCCGGGCGGGGATTGCTCGGGGCAGCGTGAAGCTCTGGTGCAATATCGAGTCCTATTTGGGCGTGCTGCATGCGCAGGAGATAGCGTCCGCCAGCCCTCGGGTTGAGGCGATGGCGCTGGGGGCTGAGGACTTTACCGCCAGCATGGGCGCGCAGCGCACAAAGCCGGGGTGGGAGATATTTTACGCCCGCAACGCGGTGCTGATGGCCTGCCGGGCGGCGGGGATATCCGCGCAGGACGCGGTATTCTCCGACATCTACGACGGAGAGGGATTGGATAAGGACTTGGAGATGACCCGGGCGCTGGGGTTTGATGGAAAGACCTGTGTCCATCCCAGGCAAATTGATCGGGTTAACGCCTGCTTTACCCCGTCGCCCAAGGAGATCCGAAATGCGCGGCGGGTGCTGGAGGCGCTGGAGCGGGCGGAGCAGGAGCACACCGGTGTGTGTGTTCTGGATGGCGGAATGATTGATAAGCCAATGGAGCTGCGTGCCCGGGCGACACTGTCCCGGGCGGCGGCGGCCGGCATTCTGGGGCAGGAGGTGGGAGGATGA
- the citD gene encoding Citrate lyase acyl carrier protein, whose amino-acid sequence MELKKPAAAGTMESSDVMVTMCPNPGGGIQIELDSDVKAIFGRAIERTARDVLEEFGVKDALVRMVDKGALDFTIRARVQCAICRSAEVRYDWAKEDPCDRI is encoded by the coding sequence GTGGAATTGAAAAAACCGGCCGCAGCCGGGACAATGGAGTCCAGTGATGTGATGGTTACGATGTGTCCCAATCCGGGTGGCGGAATACAGATTGAGCTGGACAGCGATGTGAAAGCAATATTCGGCCGGGCGATTGAGCGGACGGCCCGTGATGTTCTGGAGGAATTTGGCGTAAAAGACGCTCTTGTCCGTATGGTGGATAAGGGGGCGTTGGATTTCACCATACGCGCCAGGGTTCAATGCGCCATCTGCCGGTCGGCCGAAGTGAGATACGACTGGGCAAAGGAGGATCCCTGTGACAGAATTTAG
- the dmdB_1 gene encoding 2,3-dimethylmalate dehydratase small subunit: MKRQLGRAWVFGDDVDTDLIYHNKYLAETDPEQMPQYAFEYYPGMEEFAKEVKPGDFVVAGKNFGCGSSREHAVYCLKYAGVPCILAETCSRIYYRNAINNGYPVLFVKGLSQSIKAGEIRTGDLLEVDLDTGAIRVERTGQELYGDAVSDLERDIMRAGGLFQYMKLARNR, translated from the coding sequence ATGAAGAGACAACTCGGCCGCGCATGGGTGTTCGGCGACGACGTGGATACGGACCTGATTTATCACAATAAATACCTGGCGGAAACGGACCCGGAGCAGATGCCGCAATATGCCTTTGAATATTACCCCGGAATGGAGGAGTTCGCGAAAGAGGTCAAGCCAGGCGACTTTGTGGTCGCGGGCAAGAATTTCGGCTGTGGTTCCAGCCGGGAGCACGCGGTCTATTGCCTGAAATATGCCGGAGTACCCTGTATTTTGGCGGAGACCTGCTCCCGAATCTATTACCGGAACGCCATCAACAACGGCTATCCGGTTCTGTTTGTGAAGGGGCTGTCCCAAAGCATCAAGGCGGGGGAGATCCGCACCGGCGACCTGCTTGAGGTGGACCTGGATACGGGGGCCATTCGGGTCGAGCGGACGGGGCAGGAATTGTACGGAGACGCGGTTAGTGACTTGGAGCGGGATATTATGCGGGCCGGCGGGCTGTTCCAATATATGAAGCTGGCTCGGAACAGATAG
- the hacA gene encoding Homoaconitase large subunit, translating to MGKTSIIKIMEHAAGREVQVGGRVWCSVDLVSARDFGGANCVLQFEQEMGREAKVWDPDKIAFTFDLQAPAHSEKVSNNQKIIREFARRQGIRRLFDVNCGVGQHVMLEAGLVKPGDVILGTDSHMNLLGAVGAFATGVGNTDVASAYVSGTSWFRVPETMRVEVTGAFPKGVCMRDLITRIVGDLGAGGMDYLAVEFGGETIQQATLAQRVTLCSMVTEMSGKIPLIMPSGPVLEWLAERAGPQVRERAAAFAPDPDALYCKTVSYDVSGLEPMASCPDAPDNVRPVREIAGTHIDQVHIGSCSNGRYEDLEAAYQVLMAAGGRISPNTRVIITPCTTEVQLACVKNGLAAAFLSAGAVFTNPTCALCTAEHCGTLPAGDVGVATNNRNYTGKVGKGSHTYLMSPMAAMASAVEGRITDPRTILK from the coding sequence ATGGGTAAGACCTCAATCATAAAAATTATGGAGCATGCGGCGGGGCGGGAGGTCCAAGTGGGCGGCCGGGTTTGGTGCTCGGTGGACCTGGTATCCGCCCGGGACTTTGGAGGAGCAAACTGTGTGCTGCAATTTGAACAGGAGATGGGCCGGGAGGCAAAGGTCTGGGACCCGGACAAAATTGCCTTTACCTTTGATCTTCAAGCGCCCGCCCACTCAGAAAAGGTTTCCAACAACCAGAAAATTATCCGGGAGTTTGCGCGCAGACAAGGTATCCGGCGTCTGTTTGACGTTAACTGCGGGGTTGGGCAGCACGTCATGCTGGAGGCGGGGTTGGTCAAGCCGGGGGATGTGATTCTAGGGACAGACAGCCACATGAATCTTCTGGGTGCGGTAGGAGCATTCGCAACCGGTGTGGGGAATACCGATGTGGCCTCGGCTTATGTGAGCGGCACCTCCTGGTTCCGGGTGCCGGAGACGATGAGAGTTGAGGTCACGGGAGCCTTTCCCAAAGGGGTGTGCATGCGCGATCTGATTACAAGGATTGTGGGGGACCTGGGGGCAGGGGGGATGGACTATCTGGCGGTGGAGTTTGGAGGAGAGACCATCCAACAGGCGACCCTTGCGCAGCGCGTCACACTGTGTTCCATGGTGACAGAAATGAGCGGTAAAATCCCTCTGATTATGCCCAGCGGGCCGGTGCTGGAGTGGCTGGCGGAGCGGGCTGGCCCTCAAGTGCGGGAACGGGCGGCGGCGTTTGCTCCCGACCCGGATGCCCTGTACTGCAAAACCGTCTCTTATGATGTGAGCGGTTTGGAGCCGATGGCCTCCTGCCCGGATGCTCCGGATAATGTCAGGCCGGTCAGGGAGATTGCGGGAACCCATATCGATCAGGTCCATATCGGCTCCTGCTCCAATGGGCGATATGAGGACCTGGAAGCCGCCTATCAGGTGCTGATGGCAGCCGGGGGCAGAATTTCCCCCAACACACGGGTTATCATTACCCCCTGTACAACAGAGGTTCAGCTGGCCTGTGTGAAAAACGGGCTTGCGGCCGCGTTTTTGTCTGCCGGGGCCGTATTTACCAACCCGACCTGCGCCCTGTGCACGGCAGAGCACTGTGGGACGCTCCCGGCCGGAGATGTGGGTGTGGCGACCAACAACCGCAATTATACCGGCAAGGTGGGCAAGGGCAGTCACACCTATCTGATGAGTCCGATGGCGGCCATGGCTTCGGCGGTAGAGGGCCGCATTACGGACCCCAGAACAATTTTAAAGTAA
- the pmdD gene encoding 2-pyrone-4,6-dicarbaxylate hydrolase: MSAPRPFSMPPNACNAHLHIIDPAYPNDGKAAAQVGTVETYRKLAGALKLPRAVFVQAKPFALDNSCLLDAIQAFGPENVRGIAVVGPDTTDQELESLHTGGVRGLRFSVWNQQNAVVSFEDCIPLSRRCAQLGWNIQLHMSAAQLAERFDTIRKLGCRVVIDHMGRLKPRLGTHDPAYPLLLRLIDQGSTWVKLSGPYLNTSQGKPWHDASSLAAELARFAPERVLWGSDFPHVTEQDKPSEMELAGLIPLWFPTQRAQELALVENPAQLYGF; this comes from the coding sequence ATGTCAGCTCCGCGCCCCTTTTCCATGCCGCCAAACGCCTGTAACGCGCACCTCCACATCATTGATCCCGCTTATCCAAACGACGGGAAAGCCGCCGCCCAAGTTGGGACGGTGGAAACCTATCGGAAATTGGCGGGGGCGCTGAAACTCCCCCGCGCGGTCTTTGTCCAGGCCAAGCCCTTTGCTCTGGATAACTCCTGCCTTCTGGACGCAATTCAGGCCTTTGGTCCGGAAAATGTCCGCGGAATCGCGGTAGTTGGCCCGGATACCACCGATCAGGAGCTGGAAAGTCTTCATACCGGCGGCGTTCGAGGCCTGCGTTTCAGCGTCTGGAACCAGCAAAATGCCGTTGTCTCCTTTGAGGACTGCATTCCGCTCAGCCGGCGCTGCGCCCAGCTGGGGTGGAACATACAGCTGCACATGAGCGCGGCACAACTGGCTGAACGATTTGACACTATCCGCAAACTGGGCTGTCGTGTGGTAATCGACCATATGGGCCGCCTGAAGCCTCGTCTGGGTACTCATGACCCGGCCTACCCCCTCCTGTTGAGGCTGATTGACCAGGGCAGCACCTGGGTTAAGCTTAGCGGTCCCTATCTGAACACCTCGCAAGGAAAGCCCTGGCACGACGCCTCCTCCCTTGCGGCGGAGCTTGCCCGCTTCGCTCCGGAACGAGTCCTTTGGGGCAGCGATTTTCCTCACGTCACAGAGCAGGACAAGCCCTCCGAAATGGAATTGGCCGGCCTGATCCCCCTCTGGTTCCCTACCCAGCGGGCGCAGGAGCTTGCTCTCGTTGAAAACCCCGCCCAGCTGTACGGGTTCTGA
- the rspR gene encoding HTH-type transcriptional repressor RspR, with translation MKLLERLPRETGRDYALRNIKENIISLELAPGSQISENELAVEMGLSRTPVREALIELSRVKIIEIHPQKKSTVPLIDYDLVEESRFMRNLLECAVVELDCEMASPVDLERLSANIRLQKFYLDNYYTNELMTLDNQFHGILFEVAKKTQIFALMQNITIHFDRVRSMALSTVKNTKIVQDHESIFQAIQERDPKRARELMELHLNRYKIDAADIRAAYPQYFK, from the coding sequence ATGAAGCTTTTGGAACGCCTTCCCCGGGAGACCGGCCGGGATTACGCTCTTCGGAACATCAAGGAGAACATCATCAGCCTGGAGCTGGCCCCGGGCAGTCAGATCAGCGAGAATGAGCTGGCTGTCGAGATGGGGCTGTCCCGGACCCCGGTGCGGGAGGCCCTCATCGAGCTGTCCCGGGTGAAGATCATCGAGATACACCCCCAGAAAAAGAGCACGGTCCCCCTGATCGACTACGATCTGGTGGAGGAGTCCCGCTTCATGCGCAACCTGCTGGAGTGCGCGGTGGTGGAGCTGGACTGCGAGATGGCCAGCCCGGTGGACCTGGAGCGCCTCAGCGCCAACATCCGCCTGCAAAAGTTCTATCTGGACAACTACTACACCAACGAGCTGATGACCCTGGACAACCAGTTCCATGGGATTTTGTTCGAGGTCGCCAAAAAGACCCAGATCTTTGCCCTGATGCAGAACATCACCATCCACTTCGACCGGGTGCGCAGTATGGCCCTGTCCACAGTGAAAAATACCAAGATTGTCCAGGACCATGAGTCCATTTTCCAGGCGATTCAGGAGAGGGACCCCAAGCGGGCCCGGGAGCTGATGGAGCTCCACCTCAACCGCTATAAGATCGACGCCGCCGATATTCGGGCGGCCTATCCCCAATATTTCAAATGA
- the por gene encoding Polyol:NADP oxidoreductase produces the protein MKLSYQGIQDRAAWEQAGIALPKFDWKAMRAETERNPIWVHFGAGNIFRGFIARLQHQLLDQGLAKSGIVAADTFDYDIIDKIYTPFDNMTLMVSLLPDGSLEKDVVASIAQGLRAGSAFPQDMEQLKAIFRNPSLQMVSYTITEKGYALQNIQGEFFPFVQADFDNGPAKCSHAMSMTAALLLERFNAGGTPIAIVSMDNCSHNGEKLRSSVMTVVDKWLEKGHVSQEFAAWVRDEEKVSFPWSMIDKITPRPAQVVEEALTAAGVEDMAPIITSKNTFIAPFVNAEQPQYLVVEDRFPNGRPPLEKAGVYMTDRDTVNNTEKMKVTTCLNPLHTALAVYGCLLGYDSIAAEMKDSELKALVEKIGYVEGIPVVVDPKILSPMDFIHEVIDKRLPNPFMPDTPQRIATDTSQKVAIRFGETVKSYLAREDLDPASLTYIPLAIAGWLRYLLAVDDKGKAMECSADPMLSTLQGQLAGVKLGQPETASDEVLAPILSNTALFGVDLCQAGLAGKIGGMLREELAGPGAVRQTLTKYLKN, from the coding sequence ATGAAATTATCCTATCAAGGCATTCAGGACCGGGCCGCCTGGGAACAGGCCGGCATCGCCCTGCCCAAGTTCGACTGGAAGGCCATGCGGGCCGAGACAGAGCGGAACCCCATCTGGGTCCACTTCGGCGCGGGCAACATCTTCCGGGGCTTCATCGCACGGCTCCAGCATCAGCTGCTGGACCAGGGTCTGGCGAAGAGCGGCATCGTCGCCGCCGACACCTTCGACTACGACATCATCGACAAAATTTACACCCCCTTTGACAACATGACCCTGATGGTCTCCCTGCTGCCCGACGGCTCCCTGGAGAAAGACGTGGTGGCCTCCATTGCCCAGGGCCTGCGGGCGGGGAGCGCCTTCCCCCAGGACATGGAGCAATTAAAGGCCATCTTCCGGAATCCCTCCCTCCAGATGGTCAGCTACACCATCACCGAGAAGGGCTATGCCCTGCAAAATATCCAGGGGGAGTTCTTCCCCTTCGTTCAGGCCGACTTCGACAACGGCCCGGCCAAGTGCTCCCACGCCATGAGCATGACCGCCGCCCTGCTGCTGGAGCGGTTCAACGCCGGGGGGACCCCCATCGCCATCGTCAGCATGGACAACTGCTCCCACAACGGGGAGAAGCTGCGCTCCAGCGTCATGACCGTGGTGGACAAGTGGCTGGAGAAGGGCCACGTCTCCCAGGAGTTTGCCGCCTGGGTGCGGGACGAGGAGAAGGTGTCCTTCCCCTGGTCCATGATCGACAAGATCACCCCCCGCCCCGCTCAGGTGGTGGAGGAGGCCCTGACCGCCGCAGGTGTGGAGGATATGGCCCCCATTATCACCTCCAAAAACACCTTTATCGCCCCCTTCGTCAACGCCGAACAGCCCCAGTACCTGGTGGTGGAGGACCGGTTCCCCAACGGACGGCCCCCGCTGGAGAAGGCCGGGGTGTATATGACCGACCGGGACACGGTGAACAACACCGAGAAGATGAAGGTCACCACCTGTCTCAACCCCCTGCACACCGCTCTGGCCGTCTACGGCTGTCTGCTGGGCTACGACTCCATCGCCGCCGAGATGAAGGATTCTGAGCTCAAGGCCCTGGTGGAGAAGATCGGCTATGTGGAGGGCATCCCTGTGGTGGTGGACCCCAAGATTCTCAGCCCCATGGACTTCATCCACGAGGTCATTGATAAGCGCCTGCCCAACCCCTTCATGCCCGACACCCCCCAGCGCATCGCCACCGACACCAGTCAGAAGGTGGCTATCCGCTTCGGCGAGACGGTGAAGAGCTACCTTGCCCGTGAGGACCTGGACCCCGCCTCTCTGACCTATATCCCCCTGGCCATCGCCGGGTGGCTGCGCTACCTGCTGGCGGTGGACGACAAGGGCAAGGCCATGGAGTGCAGCGCCGACCCCATGCTGTCCACCCTCCAGGGGCAGCTGGCCGGGGTGAAGCTGGGCCAGCCGGAGACTGCCTCTGATGAGGTGCTGGCCCCCATCCTCTCCAACACCGCTCTCTTCGGCGTGGACCTGTGCCAGGCCGGTCTGGCGGGCAAGATCGGCGGGATGCTCCGGGAGGAGCTGGCCGGGCCGGGCGCGGTCCGACAGACTTTGACAAAATATCTGAAAAACTAG
- the uxuA gene encoding Mannonate dehydratase, translated as MQMTFRWYGEGNDQIKLSDIKQIPGVTGIVWALHDKMPGEVWQPEEIAVVKKQLDEYGFNMDVVESVNVHDDIKIGLPTRDQYIENYKQTLRNLAPFGVKVVTYNFMPIFDWTRTDLFHPVGDGSTALYYEKDKIQQDYKEMAEYVMSFTEKYDMTFPGWEPERMAKLDELFEKYAPVTKEKLWENLKYFLEALMPTCQETGIKMAIHMDDPPWDIFGIPRLLVDKESIHRFLTMVDDPHNCLCLCSGSLGANKANNVPDIIRSCCDRIAFAHIRNVKHMDNGDFSEASHRDCDGDTGILEIMRAYHDCGFDGYIRPDHGRHLWGEKPGTVRPGYGLYDRALGIMYMWGCWDMLERESGKI; from the coding sequence ATGCAAATGACTTTCCGCTGGTACGGCGAGGGCAACGACCAGATCAAGCTGTCCGACATCAAGCAGATCCCCGGCGTGACAGGCATCGTCTGGGCCCTGCACGACAAGATGCCCGGCGAGGTCTGGCAGCCCGAGGAGATCGCCGTCGTGAAGAAGCAGCTGGACGAGTACGGCTTCAACATGGACGTGGTGGAGTCGGTGAATGTCCACGACGACATCAAGATCGGCCTGCCCACCCGGGACCAGTATATTGAAAACTACAAGCAGACCCTGCGCAACCTGGCCCCCTTCGGCGTGAAGGTGGTCACCTACAACTTTATGCCCATCTTCGACTGGACCCGCACCGACCTGTTCCACCCCGTGGGGGACGGCTCCACCGCCCTGTACTACGAGAAGGACAAGATTCAGCAGGACTATAAGGAGATGGCGGAATACGTCATGTCCTTCACCGAGAAATACGACATGACCTTCCCCGGCTGGGAGCCCGAGCGGATGGCAAAGCTGGACGAGCTGTTTGAAAAGTACGCCCCCGTCACCAAGGAGAAGCTGTGGGAGAATTTGAAATATTTCCTGGAGGCCCTCATGCCCACCTGCCAGGAGACCGGCATTAAGATGGCCATCCACATGGACGACCCCCCCTGGGACATCTTCGGCATCCCCCGCCTGCTGGTGGACAAGGAGTCCATCCACCGCTTCCTGACCATGGTGGACGACCCCCACAACTGCCTGTGCCTGTGCTCCGGCTCCCTGGGGGCCAACAAGGCCAACAACGTGCCCGATATCATCCGCTCCTGCTGCGACCGCATCGCCTTCGCCCACATCCGCAACGTGAAGCATATGGACAACGGCGACTTCTCCGAGGCCAGCCACCGGGACTGCGACGGCGACACCGGCATTCTGGAGATCATGCGGGCCTATCACGACTGCGGCTTCGACGGCTATATCCGCCCCGACCACGGCCGGCATCTGTGGGGCGAGAAGCCCGGCACCGTCCGTCCCGGCTACGGCCTCTATGACCGGGCCCTGGGCATCATGTATATGTGGGGCTGCTGGGACATGCTGGAACGGGAAAGCGGAAAAATCTGA
- the siaT_1 gene encoding Sialic acid TRAP transporter permease protein SiaT: MDVNAVAIAVLLGSFAVMILLRFPIAYAVGLSSVFCLLAMGNSLNAICRLMVKGISSFSLMAVPFFITMGVLMGKGGISDKLIALANACVGWMRGGLAMVNIVASYFFGGISGSASADTASIGSIMIPMMVDQGYDADFSTAVTITSSCEGLLVPPSHNMVIYATTAGGISVGSLFLAGYLPGALLALSLMVGSYIISVKRNYPKGDSFNLINFVKQLWVSVWALLAIVIVVVGVVAGWFTATESAAIAVVYSLIVSVFVYKGVDWKGVWRALDECVNTLAIVMILIATSAVFGDCLTKLHVPDLAAKAIVSLTDNRIILILLLNVILLVLGMIMDMAPIILIATPILLPVATQYCGLDPIQFGIMMVLNCGIGLLTPPVGAVLFIGSAVAKRPMEKVVKATLPFYVCMIITLLLVSFWPDVSLIIPKLFDGYMPQLG; this comes from the coding sequence ATGGATGTAAACGCTGTCGCAATCGCGGTCCTGCTGGGTTCCTTCGCGGTGATGATCCTGCTGCGGTTCCCCATCGCCTACGCCGTGGGTCTGTCCTCCGTGTTCTGCCTGCTGGCTATGGGCAACAGCCTCAACGCCATCTGCCGCCTGATGGTGAAGGGCATCTCCTCCTTCTCCCTGATGGCCGTGCCCTTCTTCATCACCATGGGCGTGCTCATGGGCAAGGGCGGAATCTCCGATAAGCTGATCGCCTTGGCCAACGCCTGCGTGGGCTGGATGCGGGGCGGTCTGGCTATGGTGAACATCGTGGCCTCCTACTTCTTCGGCGGCATCTCCGGCTCCGCCTCCGCCGACACCGCCTCCATCGGCTCCATTATGATTCCCATGATGGTGGACCAGGGCTACGACGCCGATTTCTCCACCGCCGTCACCATCACCTCCTCCTGCGAGGGTCTGCTGGTGCCTCCCAGCCACAACATGGTCATCTACGCCACCACCGCCGGCGGTATTTCGGTGGGCTCCCTGTTCCTGGCGGGCTACCTGCCCGGCGCTCTGCTGGCGCTGTCCCTGATGGTGGGCTCCTATATCATCTCTGTCAAGCGCAACTACCCCAAGGGGGACAGCTTCAACCTCATCAACTTCGTGAAGCAGCTGTGGGTGTCCGTCTGGGCTCTGCTGGCTATCGTCATCGTGGTAGTGGGCGTGGTGGCCGGCTGGTTCACCGCCACTGAGTCCGCCGCCATCGCGGTGGTCTACTCCCTGATTGTCTCCGTTTTCGTGTACAAGGGCGTGGACTGGAAGGGCGTGTGGCGGGCTCTGGACGAGTGCGTCAACACCCTGGCTATCGTCATGATCCTGATCGCCACCTCCGCCGTCTTCGGCGACTGCCTCACCAAGCTCCATGTGCCCGACCTGGCCGCCAAGGCCATCGTCAGCCTGACCGACAACCGGATCATTCTGATTCTGCTGCTGAACGTGATTCTGCTGGTGCTGGGCATGATTATGGACATGGCCCCCATCATCCTCATTGCCACCCCCATCCTGCTGCCTGTAGCCACCCAGTACTGCGGCCTGGACCCCATCCAGTTCGGCATTATGATGGTTCTGAACTGCGGCATCGGCCTGCTGACGCCCCCTGTGGGCGCGGTGCTCTTCATCGGCTCCGCCGTGGCCAAGCGGCCCATGGAAAAGGTGGTCAAGGCCACCCTGCCCTTCTATGTGTGCATGATCATCACGCTGCTGCTGGTTTCCTTCTGGCCCGACGTGAGCCTGATTATCCCCAAGCTGTTCGACGGCTACATGCCCCAGCTGGGCTGA